GAATTTGGAAAGAAGCAGTGCTGTATATTGGTATCACTGAAGGCTAGAGTCAAGAACACCACCACCGAGAACATGGCGTGGACGTAGTCCAACCACCGTATTCGAAACCTCCACAAATTCGTGAACACCTTCCCATCAGAAGGCTGGTAGTTGAAAACAATGAAGCCTTTGGGCGTGGCCATGCCATAGTATAACTTCCCGTTGGTCCCTTTGAAACTATcagtgaaggagaagaagatacaAGAGATGGTGCAAAGGATAAGTAACACCAAGGTGATGCACCTGTTGGAAGTGTAGCAGATGCCATGGTTGGAGAAGGAAGGGGAGAGAGCTTGGAAGGCGAGGACGGTGCCGGTCGGGAGGAGCTGCGCAAGGTTCGCAACACTCGACAGGGTCTTGTCCATCACCGGTGGCGTCTGGCTTCTCGAGCTTTGGCTGGCGGTAGTGCCCTTTGATGTGGTCGACCCATCCAATTCTTTCGGTTCTGAATGATGGTTATTTGCAATTTGGATCACAGATGATGGCTCTGTCATGGAGgacaaagagggagaaagagaaagaggctGTGGTTTTCTTGAGTTGAAGTGTAGTATTCAACAGAAACTTGTTAGTGGATCTCTTTAGCCAATTCTTCTCGAGTTAACAAGGCTGCAGACTTTCTTGTGATTTTATGTGGTGCTTATAGGAGTAGCGGGCATATTTATAAACCAAATGTTTAGACTGCTGACCATTCAAAGGTGGAAAATAAATAGGGTGGTGGTGAAGAAAGAGGATAAGAAAAAATGATTGGTTTGCATTCCACTCTGGTCCTTAGCAAGTGGATGTGAAGTAGATGATGTAAACAGAAAAAAAAACGAATGTAGATGATGTCAAACAAGTGGAACCGATATATTTATGAAGGCCCTAATGTAGAAGAAAACCGATCCATTCCAGGAGAGAAACGGACAAAGACCGACTTTGCTGGAGGTGGGTAGATACTTCCTTGCGTGTTTAGACCAAGTCTGTTGCCttgaaatttctatttttttttttcttctttccacacTTACTTGGGTCAGATAATGGAAGCAGTGTGTGGGGGAACTTGACCCAAATCATGGTGTGCCGACAGTGACAAGTAGGACCGGTTCAGCCTGTTGAGTTGGCCAAATAAGAAGGGTCTTGAGAATTCCAAGCAAAAGACAAAAGACGTGCGGTTCACACGaccggaaaaaaaaaataataaggaagaaagaaataaagagaggGAGTCAGAGTTACCAATCCAATGTTCTCTGTTTCTAGACTTCCCTAAAGTCGTATTTGATGTATTACATATATAATATTGCTATAGTAatatgattacaaaaaaaatatgattatctgataaaattatacagaatttatattgtaatatttggtatgtacaataatattattataaaattataaaaaattctacATTTCAGTGTTTGGTATACAATTTAGATTATATGAAATATAAGCTAATTTTTTAAAGTACCttcatttttatttattgataattGTCTATTTTTTATAGAAggataacttaattttgagaccaACCATTTTTCGTGACATCACccattatattttcttttctattttcatcaactgggactatccataatttattttgatttattttgatgaggATATTTTAATCTTGAAGTTATCGTATTGCAAGATTATAGGATTATAAGATTACACGTAATCATATAACTACTTCTTTCTAGACAATCAGATTGTCTCTTTTTGAGATAATGCTCCATTAAATATAATGCAGTATTACATATGAAagtaacaaaataaaaaatataatctaattatttattataaaattatatataattttatcagGATTATATGCTTCCAAATACTTCTTAAATTCAAAAGGTGGCCAAGTGAGAAtcgtaatttttaaaattttttatttatttaatttttaatgttctctctctctctcctcatgtTGTGGCCGTTGGCAGCCTTTCTAAAACAGGACTGTGAATTGCCGACTGGCATTTCTCATGGCCTTAGCGATGGCTTCCTGAACGTACCTctgaccccaaaaaaaaaaaaaaaaaaaatctgcattAGCGATGGTTTCCTCAACGTACTtctgagccaaaaaaaaaaaggggtctgCATATCATTTGCAGTTCTAGTTGTAAGGAATTAATCCAATTAGAGTAGGCGGTAGAGTTAAATAGGTGTGTAATTCTGTCTGACATTCTAAAAAGTAAAAATTGACATTTAAAATTCATTTTGGACCCGGGTGATTATGTAGGGGTgggtctctctccttctctctctttcaatatatatacatatatccaaaTTATAATTTCTTTCTATAATTTGAGTTACAAAGAATCTACCACCATGCAACAAATGCTTACATCACCGGAAATTTTGCTATGTTGACATCATTTTTGTGAATAAAGATATCTATTGTATCGAAAGAAAGGGACTGACTCCACCATAATTATCCTCCAAAAAGAGAGTGAAGTTGGTGGATGGTGTTCATGAATCATGTTGTCTTAACTTGATTGCAGCTCCTAGATTAGCGCAGCAGCAGACGGCAGAGTGCAGCCTAGATGGGGCCAACGCACGGGACTCACAACTCAGGCAGGCATGCGGTCCAGTGCAGACGCACGGCCCAATACGGACTTGCAGCCCAAGCAGACACGTAGCCCAGCCCACGCGCGGGCGTGCGGGGCGCGGCCTAGGCCCAGGCACCCGATGCGGGAgcggcccaggcccgcacgcgcgggccggcccaggtccAGACACCACTTGGGCCTAGCTTGTACCctagtccaccatggatcgggcggtccatggcAGACCGTGTGGACCTCCTGGGCCTTTTTCTgacgtttctcacggtccacgatactatttcgtagaccgatcgcgatcggacaACCCAGAGAGTTTCTGGTGATTATCCAACGATTTGGGAAGGATTTTGGGTTTGATTAAGAgtcttaatcctaatctaatacgAGATTAAGGCCTATAAAAGGTCTAGATCATGGATTGGGCTTGTGTGGTTTTGGTTTTCGTCGCATGTGACCACCCGTGAACAGGAATTTGGGTGTTTTTGTTGTGCACGGCTCCATCAGCCGCAGGAGGTGATGCGAGGATGTGAACCCATGAAGACCAACGTCCCGTGAGAAGAGAGAGTCCGTGATTGTGAGAGaagaggcttctggacagcggacagcggtcgcttctggggttcagaggggtcttcgaagagagagagcttttgtgagaaagaACTTTCTGTAAGGAAAAAATtgagtgtacgagggttgaggatgagatctccttttataaaaaattttttcatagtgaagtttgcatgtcccatggaggtgagccctttcgtggctgattcacgtattttgattgtttttgttttgtttcttctttcttcctgctgcatcgcgcagtactaaaaagatcttggaaggtggtatcctgaccaaacatccacccaacaagtggtatcagagcaagacggtatAAGGATAAAGATTGCAGCGGTGATGACCAAGGCTGaaaatggagaagacaggaacaatcaagatggagatcaacaagtttgatgataagaataatttctccttgtggcaagcaagggtgaaggacgtgctcattcaacagaggttgatcgatgctctcttgtgcgaggagaagccaaccaccatggaggtgcgggattgaaaacggctacagatgcagacagtgagtaccatccgcatgtacctagtgAATGAGGTGATGATCTatgtactgagcgagacttctccgacggtgctgtggtcgaagctcgaggagttgtacatgacgaagtctttcaccaacactcttttcctctggaggtagttttaccagctgcggatggctgaaggacagagcgtgcaagagtatctcagccacttccTGAAAAAGATCCTCgctgacctcctcagcattggtgagaatgttgaggagaagaccaggacgcTGGTTTTGCTAGGGTcacttctcccttcgtacgagtctttgatgactactcttctagtggggaagagcaccatcaagatggacgaggtcaccgcagtgatactccagaatgagattctcaggaggaagaatccgacttcgagctcaggtggcggtagctcagccttggtggcttctggaggagtaggaggtggtagacggagcgacaggagatcacgaTGAGGACGGTCCAAGACCAGGAGAGACTTAAACAAAATCAGATGTTaccagtgtgaggagttggggcatctagccagaaatttttttcaactcaaaaatcagacggtggctgctgtaacgACGGTCGACAgtaattcagatggagatgtcctgaagatatctgacaaagtatctacttctttccagtagtggatattagattctgcatgtccctatcatttatgttgcagagaggagcagtttgactctctgaagaatagtgagggcactgtatatctgtcagatggatcgagctgtgcgatcagagacattgggacggtcagctggaggacacataatggtgcagtgaggagattggggaagatccgatacatatccgatttcagataaaatcttatctcatttagcagactggattcgagaggctacaggacagtagctggtggagaaatcctaaGGGTGCTacacggtgataggattgtgctggaggagaagaaggagagcagaggatattattacctgacgggaagtccagtgcgaggtggagcttcaggagccaagtAGAGtccagagcaaggtggagctctaggtggaggtggatcgagcacgagataggagactcgggaggacgagaggtgatgtcgcaaggtgagatttctattaccgcaggatgatgtcCCGAGTAGATCTCAAGTCAAGAGGAGCACAGTATACGACGGAGATGAGATCAAGTAGCTtggcttgactcccatgtttgtccatccatgatcagcatgcGATGGCTCCAAggtatgggggcgaggagatccaaaagctctcgaaGTTAAGAGGATActgaatatcgagtcaagatggagattgttaggatttgatgtctcgagattcgatccatattgagcccacagtgaggtctgTGATGAAAAATGatgtccaacgagactaagatcacccaAACAGagttcggatggagaagatacgagcttttgaagcttGTACGAGatccgaggtggtggaggaccaccgACGGTCGACGGCGGGCCGACGGATCGGCGGCGGCACGGTCTCAAGCGGCGGAGCGTGGCCCAGGCTGAGCCAACGCACggagcgcgcggcccaggcgcacagCCCAGGCGCACGGCCTAGGCAGGCATGCGGGCGCgtggggcgcggcccaggcccgtgtGCAtgagccggcccaggcccaggtccCACTATAAATTGATCAGTTGGCCGACTATAAATTGGAGAAGCAGATTGAATTACTCCAATGCAACCTTTCTATAAAAATCAAGCCACAGAAGCAATGATAGTATCAATACAGTTTGGGCAAATTAAAGGCCACAACATTTGACAAGAAAGACAAGGAGTGCATAAGAAAAGGATAGCCGAACCTGGAGGCAAATAGATCCCACGTCTCCTTAACAATATCATGCTTGATAAGCACAAGTTTAACATCCTCCACCTCACCACAAACATTGAAAACACGATGTAACATCGCTAGCTGCACCAATAAAGAATTGCGGGATAATTTATTCCACATGGgcaaggtttttttttttgggatacatGTAATTATGTTTTTTTCAGCTGTTATCTTTATTAAACAAATCAACTTAACTACAGGTTGTTATAACAATTATGATTCATTCTCGAGGTCACTTCTCTGAAATTTTGCTCGAACTTAGCTGACATGAAGCATACACTCTGCTGCAAAGGTGGTCGATCTAGCCCTTTGCAATGTCCATCAAATTTTTGGTTGATATTCCGAGGAAGCTTCATGTATTTTTGCCCTTATCCTTAAGCTATCCCCCATACAATAGACTCTAACTACTCACTTTTTGATGATATTAATTGCTGCAAACTACTTTGGATGTGATAGTTGTGCACAGAGTTTTAAAGCACATACGCAGTCCATGTCAACCATTTTCAacgacaaaaaaataaaaagtttaaattataaaaaaaattttaattttatatttattattattatgattttaATAATATAGAGGATACTAATAGTCCCATATCAGTTGTAAATTAAAAGAGACACGCActtataaatagaaaaaaaatcttttccacgtgaggcatcttttaaaggataaaatcgtgaggCCCATGGACCAGAGCGGATAATATCTCATGCGATGGATCGAGTTCTTATCCGTAATAATGGTGCGTCAGGTAGGGGTCGAGGTCCGTCTCGATTTTTTGGGATTGATGTCTGTCTCGGCTGACTGTGGGGCTTTTCGGACTGTACACATCAGAGTCCTCCTTGACTTGGgggctctgttgtggttctaataatgtagagggcaccaatagtcccacatcagttgtgAGTCAAGGAGAACATGCTTATAAGGAGGAAAAAATTCTTTCCACGTGAGGtatcttttaaaggataaaatcgtgaggTCCATAGACCAaagcggataatacctcacgtgACGGGCCGAACCCTTATCCGCAATAATTATAATTacattcaataatttataaaacctatatttacatataataaaattaatattagtgAAATTATTAACCGCATGTGAAAAGTTACATTTATTTTCGAGTAGAAGAAAaacatgcatatttttttttgttgtggttctaataacgtggaaggcaccaatagtcccacatcggttatgagtGAAGAAGGACTCACatttataaggagaaaaaaatcttttctacgtgaggtattttttaaaagataaaatcatgAGGCCCATAGATCAGAGCGGATAATACCTCATATGACAAATTGAatctttatttataataattataattatatttaataatttataaaatttatatttatatataattaaattaatattaataaaattatttaccgCATGCGAAAAGTTACAATTATTTTTGAGCAGAAGAAGAACATGCATATTTTCTTTAGTGAATGTTATgtcatttaagatttttttttttatatggtaTTTGGATTCCGTCACCTGCATGTGAAAAATTACAATTATTTTTGAGTAGAAGAAAAACATACATATTTTCTTAAATAAATGTTATGTCATttaagattattattattattattttaatatgatatttgGATTCCATCTAAGATTAACGATTTGACTGTATCATACTGGCGTGTACGAatgttatgaaaaaaataaaaatataatttttattaaattataaaaaaaatattagataaaaataaatcttaagagAGTAAACATAGGTTGgatgtaaatataatttatttttaattttagataaattttataaattattatgtgaagaaaataaattttcactGTATCAACCATTATTGGGGATCTCCTTCAGATAATTATTACAGTctttataacttttttttttttttttaataagatgaAGCACTCTTATGTTACGGGTATGAATAtaacaaaaaagataaaaaaagaagtATCATGAAATGCCTACAGTATCTCAGCCATCTCGATCCAAATAGTTCTTCCGAAGTATTGAGCTACAAAGAAGACCATCCAATCAACCGCATTGTTGGCCTCATGATAAACATACCTAATATTGATCAAGGAGCAGTCCTGTACAATATGCTAAGTATTACTGATGTTGTGCGCATgtgtcaagcaggtcgtcggagaccgcacgctccgccccacgaagtattgtccgcttcgGCTAGGTCCAGACCGGGAGCGTGCCCAGTAGTCCCCACCGGAGGTTGTCCCTGGGGCGCGCCTGAGCGGGCCCCACCGAGGGTTGTACCTCCCTGGCCCAGCgtcacgcagacggcctcacgATTTTGTTCTTTGTCCTTTGAACAAAAGGCAcctcgtgagggaaggtgtgctcgtatcccccttaagcacatgcacacatcaaagttgcccgatgtgggactattaagggaggtccctccacagcctgcccacaacatGCCCCCCACTTTGGAGGGTGCATGTGTGGACAGGGAGCGGGTGCCCCCCTACAGTGGCGCCACTGTTGTGCGCACgtgtcaagcaggtcgtcggaGACCGCACGCTCCGCCCCATGAAGTATTGTCCGCTTCGGCTAGATCCAGACCGGGAGCGTGCCCTGTGGTCCCCACCGGAGGTTGTCCCTGGGGCGCGCTTGAGCGGGCCCCACCGGGGGTTGTACCTCCCCGGCCCAACgtcacgcagacggcctcacggttttgtcctttgcCCTTTGGACAAAAGGCAcctcgtgagggaaggtgtgctcgtatccctcttaagcacatgcacacaccagagttgcccgatgtgggactattaagggaggtccccccacagcctgcccacaacatgccccccactctggagggtgcatgtgtggacagggggcgggtgccccctacctggcgcgatGTGTGGACAGGGGGCGGgtgccccctacctggcgcgccaggtaggggcgtGGAGCGACGGGTTAGTGCTTCATCGACAGCACCAGGAATTGTAGCCCCCACAGAAttcaagatgacaaagacaagagctcagcgatcgagggtcaccggatcggcgaggcgctcttcccgccgggaagaggcctctcctccaccctccacggtggaacctagctctccgcaccctgcgGTGACCACAGAGGCACAGATCGTGgtaatcgtgcggcagatgaccatgCTAacagacgcggtcaagagccttcaaagGCAACCGGTCCGGCAGCCGCCTTCACCGATCGAGCAACCGGCGGCGCGCCCGATGCCCTCCAAGAGCAGCCACCGACGGCTGCACCGATCTCCGTCTCCCCCTTCGGAGCACCTGTCACAGCGCTCCccccgagaggaggaggggcgccgCAGCGTGACAACCGTCGGGCTCGACGGccatctccttcccagctggagcgagcaaggaaggagaaacggccaCGAACACCGTCTGCTTCCCTCTCGGAttcgtcgggagactccacccctggggtctctcagcaccgacgggtcGACGACTACAAACGcaagttcgagaaaatcgaccatcggctcgcacagctgcaggtggacgggcagaagtcttcaaataacgtcgacttccagaccgtccaacctctctcccgactcatcctcgacgaaccgattccgactcggttcaagatgccgcacgtggagccctacgacggctccaccgacccgatcgaccacctggagagctacaaagctctcatgacgatccaaggggcaaccgacactctcctttgcatcggcttccccgctacgctccgtaaagctgccagggtctggtactccggtcttcaaTCGGGAAgtgtccactccttcgggcagctcgagcactcctttgtggcccactttagcaccagtcggaagctgcCACGAATGTcgaacagccttttctccctcaaacaaggagaaaacgagatgctccgacacttcgtggcgtggTTCAACACgaccacgcttgaggttcgggacctcaatgaggaCATGGCCGTTTCGGCCATGAAGCGCGGGCTGAAGGCATCCCAGGTCACCTTCTCCCtagacaaaaccctcccccgaacgtacgctgagctgctggagcgcgcgtacaagtacatgcacgcggacgagggagcttccgaccggtgcttggccgagcccaaaggcccgaaggagaagcggagcaAGGGTCGAGACCCCGCtgtgcctagcaggcccccgaccgacagtcgggtctcacccccgcgacgggaccagaggtcgccccgacgatggagcccaaggccgacacgccccaggtactattcctacactcccctctctgctcctcgtgtgcagattttgatgaaaatcgaaggggaagagtacctgcgacggcctccacctctgaaggcaaaaggcctcgaccgacggaagtattgccgattccaccggggccacggccataataccgagcaatgcatccagcttaagaatGAGATCAAAGCCCTCATTCGCCGgggatatctcgataaatttcggagGAACTCGCCGACTCAATccgttgccgaccgacgaccctagccgactgaagaagcgatgaCTAATCAGcccacggtcggggtcatcaatatgatttccaaacggctGGGCCCGAGGACGTccgctggaggggagccgacgaagaagccatGCCCGGACGATGCAATTACTTTTACGAAAGAAGATgtttggggcatccaaactccccacgatgacgctgttgttgtctcggcaacgatagcaaactatgatgtaaaaagaatttttgtagataatgaaagttcgacgaacgttttgttttactcgatcttctcccggatgcgactatcgacagatcgactcaagagggtctccacacccctgataggcttcgctggagaCACTGTCACAACGGAAGGAGAAGTCACTCTGCCCGTgatggtcggtaccgaaccacgataaagcacagTCCATCTGACTTTTGCGATCGTCCAAGtatcttcggcctacaatgccatacttggaagatccggactaaacgcccttaaAGCGATCGTCTCAATGCACCACCTCttggttcggttcccgaccaaaaatagagtcggagagatgtgcggagaccaacagctcgctcgtcgatgctttcagatctctgtCCAAAGCGATGATCTggagggctccctgacgatcgacaaactagaccagCGAGAGGAGGGAGAACGGGGTtcaccggccgaacagctcgttcccatctcgatagcggagaatcccgaccgacaggtatgggtcgggtctcagctACCCGACCCAGAATAACGATGATTGGCAGAGCTGCTGAAGGCCCataccgacatatttgcttggtcggcagcagatatgtcgggcattccTCCAGAGATGATagtccaccgactcaacatcgacccaacaatgaggccggtgaggcagaagaaaagatcttttgctcatgaaagacagaaggccatcgacgaagaggtggacaagctactcgaagcgggcttcatcagagaaactacatatcccggttggctcgccaatgttgttatggtgaagaaagccaacgggaagtgcaggatttgcatcgactacaccgacttgaatagggcctgtccaaaggacagctttctacatccaaagatcgaccagctggtggatgcgacatccgattatcgactgctcagcttcatggataccttcatcgggtacaaccagatccgaatGATGCCCGAAGACGAGGAGCGCATTGCCTTTGTGACCccaaagggcctctactgctacagggtgatgcccttcgggctgaagaacgtgGGAGCTACCTGccaacgactcgtcaataagatttttaaagatcagatcggacgtaatatggaagtatatgtggacgacatgctggtaaaaagtgTGCAGACTGCGgatcatgttcgagatctcgAAGAAGCTTTTCGCACTCTTTGACAACAtcggatgaagctgaatccgactaagtgcactttcggagtgacctcggggaagtttctcggGTTCTTCATTTCTCAATGAGAAATCGAGACCAACCCCGAGAAAATCAAAGCAATCATCGACTTCCGgcacccgaacaccaagaaggaagtcCAGCAGCTGAATGGGAAAATCGTCGCCCTCAGTcggttcatctctcggtcggctgaaagatgccttccgttcttcaaaactctgaggtaggcgaagggcttctcttggtcagACGAGTGCCGGCGGGCCTTTGAGGACTTGAAGGGGTACCTGGCTTCTCCGCCCTTGCTTGTGAAGCCAGTGGTCGGGGAGacactgtatctctatttggccgcttcccccgaggcggtcagttcggtacTCGTCCGAGAGGATGAGAGCCGAATTCATcaacccatatactacaccagcaaagtgctccgcggcgctgaagctcgatactcggagacagaaaaaataatttttgccctgaccgtctccgcacaatgactccgcccatacttccagacgcacgccattgtggttctcaccaaccagcccctgagggcgatattgcgccgacccgacacatcaggatgaccggcaaagtgggcgatgaggctcagcgagttcgacatacagtaccgaccgcgacctaccttgaaggcccaggtcctggccgacttcatcgcagaatgcccgacggccgaccaagggtcggaagatGCGGACCTCGGGCGAGCCGTGGTCACCAAGCCTGACCCGGTCTCCacttgggtactgcacatcgacggagcttcaaatgctcaggggagcggggctgggttcctgctcaccaactcggatggggtagtcatcgAGTATGCCCTCCGATTTGACTTCAAAgtctccaataaccaagccgagtacgaagtGCTTCtcaccggcttgaggatggcaaaggaacttgggatcgacagcctccagGTATTCTTCGATTCTCAGTTGATCGTGAGGCAAGTCAAAGGCAAATTCGAGGCACGAGACCCAGCTATGGCAAagtatctccagaaagtgaaggatctcatGGCGTGCCTCGGATATTTCGAAATCTCCCatatccccaggtcggagaacgcccgggccgacgcactctccaggctggcaacttcagctttcgactctttgggctggacgttcgtggagaatctcgagcagtcgagcatcgacaaggtcgaggGGGTGCTACAACTaacggccgaaccaagctggatggatccgattgcttggtacctgaccgacgggatcagccctaaagatcccgcggaggccaggtgactccgatggtcggcctcccaatatgtgatcatggatggccgactctacaaaaggtcgttctcccttcccttgctcaggtgcttgggaccgaccgacgcggattacgcactcagagaagtgcacgaaggaatctgcgggagtcacttggggggcaagtccttagcctacaagatcctgcggcagggttactactggcccaccatgagaaaggatgcggctgagttggtccggaagtgcgaaccatgccaaaagtacgccaacgtacaacaccaaccagccagccaaatcactcccattgtcgccccatggcccttcgctcagtggggggtcggtcctttccctccgacCTTGGGCCAAAGGAAATTCATAGTcgttgccatcgactacttcaccaagtgggtggaggccgagcccctggcgcagatcaccgagcggaagatggaggatttcgttcagaagtccatcatcttcaggtttggactgccgcataccattatcaccgataatggatgacagttcgacaaccaggacttcagaaacTTCTGCGCGAGATTTCACATCACGCactgactgacttcagtcgggcacccacagtctaatggcgaggtcgaggtga
Above is a genomic segment from Elaeis guineensis isolate ETL-2024a chromosome 1, EG11, whole genome shotgun sequence containing:
- the LOC105039777 gene encoding protein DMP3, with product MTEPSSVIQIANNHHSEPKELDGSTTSKGTTASQSSRSQTPPVMDKTLSSVANLAQLLPTGTVLAFQALSPSFSNHGICYTSNRCITLVLLILCTISCIFFSFTDSFKGTNGKLYYGMATPKGFIVFNYQPSDGKVFTNLWRFRIRWLDYVHAMFSVVVFLTLAFSDTNIQHCFFPNSGANTKQILQNLPLGAGFLSSMVFLIFPTTRKGIGYSDMTPYRQ